In Garra rufa chromosome 15, GarRuf1.0, whole genome shotgun sequence, a single genomic region encodes these proteins:
- the rnf180a gene encoding E3 ubiquitin-protein ligase RNF180, producing the protein MDSHGEEDLGRTTEALCLEVRPLQRAKLGVRLAHRKTFSLDYTNAHREPHYRVRNSPRGYSDLQAGHMLRSTASHQASTSPYHRTSSAPYSRAVMLSRRSDPEPVRSDIIRGSRISREDQEAGGSFSRRAPLMSLSSSEEEQEAGEQAGRAPAGLSMASSLLTPTPTGERRLGKRERKRLKSLRRRQRRRERCRQSQQENVQSSTGNPSSSSEDEELPGQDREGYICAVCLDVYFSPYMCHPCSHVFCEPCLRTLAKNCPTNTPCPLCRTTITHVFFQKELNHTARKFFPKEYLSRKQNFQKAGCAKWPLPSCRKLFRIFGGFQRQASPIGRRQFPHGGYRLDAFNFEDDSHGWRFDMDMVIIYIYSVNWVIGFIIFCFFCYFFFLSF; encoded by the exons ATGGACTCACATGGAGAAGAGGACCTTGGACGTACAACCGAGGCCCTGTGTTTGGAGGTCAGGCCTCTGCAGAGGGCCAAACTCGGAGTCAGACTAGCCCACAGGAAGACGTTCAGTCTGGACTACACGAATGCCCATCGGGAGCCTCATTACAGGGTGCGAAACTCCCCACGAGGATACTCTGATCTCCAGGCAGGACATATGCTGAGGTCCACAGCCAGCCACCAGGCCTCCACTTCTCCATACCACAGGACAAGCTCTGCTCCCTATAGCAGGGCTGTGATGCTTTCGAGGAGGTCTGATCCAGAACCTGTGAGGTCAGATATTATTAGAGGCTCACGCATCTCTCGTGAGGATCAGGAAGCAGGCGGCTCCTTTAGCCGCAGAGCTCCTCTGATGTCTCTCAGCAGCTCTGAGGAGGAACAGGAGGCTGGAGAACAGGCTGGCAGAGCTCCAGCAGGGCTCAGCATGGCTTCATCCCTGCTTACACCCACTCCCACAGGGGAACGCAGACTGGGCAAGAGAGAGAGGAAACGACTGAAGAGCCTGCGGAGGAGACAGAGGAGGAGAGAGCGCTGCAGACAGAGCCAGCAGGAGAATGTGCAG AGCTCTACAGGGAACCCATCTAGCAGCAGTGAGGATGAAGAGCTGCCGGGCCAGGATCGTGAAGGCTATATCTGTGCTGTGTGTCTGGATGTCTACTTCAGTCCATATATGTGCCATCCCTGCAGCCACGTCTTCTGTGAGCCTTGTCTGCGGACGCTGGCCAAGAACTGCCCCACCAACACACCCTGTCCATTGTGCAGAACCACCATAACAcacgtcttcttccagaaag AACTGAACCATACAGCCCGTAAATTCTTCCCAAAGGAATACCTGTCTCGGAAGCAGAATTTTCAGAAAGCGGGCTGTGCAAAATGGCCTCTCCCAAGCTGCCGTAAACTATTTCGAATTTTTGGAG GCTTTCAAAGGCAGGCAAGTCCAATCGGCAGACGGCAGTTCCCTCACGGGGGCTACCGGCTTGATGCCTTCAACTTTGAGGATGATTCGCATGGCTGGCGATTTGACATGGACATGGTGATCATCTATATATACTCCGTCAACTGGGTCATTGGCTTCATTATCTTCTGCTTCTTCTGCTATTTCTTCTTCCTCTCTTTTTAA
- the LOC141287332 gene encoding 5-hydroxytryptamine receptor 1A-alpha-like: MESYNNTTESQEWSGNATTVSEVALSYQIIGSLFLAALILFAILGNACVIAAIALERSLQNVANYLIGSLAVTDLMVSVLVLPMAALYQVLNKWTLGQEMCDIFISLDVLCCTSSILHLCAIALDRYWAITDPIDYVNKRTPRRAAILISLTWLIGFSISIPPMLGWRKPEDRADPDACTISQDPGYTIYSTFGAFYIPLILMLVLYGRIFRAARFRIRKTVKKTEKAKIADKCLAVSPALFPRKANGEVSKTWRRSVEPQPGSCVNGALKHSDDGESFEITEVQTVSRNHLSLPNNPQPCFENRNERNTEAKRKVALARERKTVKTLGIIMGTFIFCWLPFFIVALVLPFCQDCLMPEWLSAVINWLGYSNSLLNPIIYAYFNKDFQNAFKKILKCKCIRQ; encoded by the coding sequence ATGGAGAGTTACAACAACACCACAGAAAGCCAAGAGTGGAGCGGGAACGCGACGACAGTTAGCGAAGTTGCTTTGAGTTACCAAATCATCGGCTCGCTTTTCCTGGCTGCGCTAATTCTGTTTGCCATATTGGGAAACGCGTGTGTCATCGCTGCCATCGCCTTGGAGAGATCGCTTCAGAATGTGGCCAACTATCTCATCGGCTCTCTGGCCGTCACAGACCTCATGGTGTCGGTTCTGGTACTACCCATGGCAGCCCTGTATCAGGTTCTGAACAAATGGACTTTGGGACAGGAGATGTGCGATATATTCATCTCGCTAGACGTGTTGTGCTGCACCTCTTCCATCCTGCACCTGTGCGCAATTGCTTTGGATAGATACTGGGCCATCACTGATCCCATAGACTATGTGAATAAAAGGACCCCGAGACGGGCGGCTATCTTGATCAGTCTCACTTGGCTAATAGGATTTTCCATTTCCATTCCTCCCATGTTGGGCTGGAGGAAACCGGAGGACCGGGCAGATCCAGATGCGTGCACAATCAGCCAAGACCCCGGGTACACCATCTACTCAACTTTTGGAGCTTTCTACATCCCCCTCATCCTCATGCTGGTCCTCTACGGGCGGATATTCCGAGCGGCGAGGTTTCGCATAAGGAAAACGGTGAAGAAAACCGAGAAAGCCAAAATCGCGGACAAATGCCTGGCGGTGTCTCCGGCGCTGTTCCCGAGGAAGGCGAACGGCGAGGTGAGCAAAACTTGGAGGCGAAGCGTGGAGCCCCAGCCAGGCTCCTGCGTGAACGGAGCGCTGAAACACTCGGACGACGGAGAGTCATTCGAAATTACAGAAGTTCAAACCGTCTCCAGAAACCACCTGAGCCTGCCTAACAACCCTCAGCCGTGCTTCGAGAACCGAAACGAGAGAAACACGGAAGCAAAGCGCAAAGTGGCTCTGGCAAGAGAGCGCAAAACAGTCAAGACTCTGGGAATCATTATGGGCACGTTCATTTTCTGCTGGCTGCCCTTCTTCATCGTGGCGCTTGTTTTGCCTTTCTGTCAAGACTGTTTAATGCCTGAGTGGTTGAGTGCAGTCATTAACTGGCTCGGATACTCCAACTCACTTTTGAACCCCATTATATACGCCTACTTTAATAAAGACTTCCAGAACGCATTTAAGAAGATCTTGAAGTGCAAATGTATTAGACAATGA